The Methanosphaera sp. BMS genome contains a region encoding:
- a CDS encoding aldo/keto reductase, with protein MEYRKMPNNGAEVSMLGFGLMRLEDKNDMIDVEFAKDLVEYAVEHGINYFDTAYGYGDGSGSSEKALGEIIDKIGCRDSVYLSTKLYRESVASRDDMEKMFIEELNNFKTDHIDYYYIHNVISYQNILDLKDMGLFEFLDEKRMKGQINNVGFSFHGPYKDFEKVIDEYDWDMTLLQYNYLDVNAQAGIRAIELASSRDMGVFIMEPLKGGILADLMPKQARDIITQSGIQRDNVDLALSWIFNTPGITCVLSGMKELDMVKQNIQIVENYGNNPLTDAELEVIEEVKGVFDEIIKIPCTTCDYCAPCPQGVEISAIFQLYNDKYIFPDKMCLGVHPSYIIYAAIVLGIFDSPFDGSLCIECGICKRKCPQQLDIPKLLKQIDDSFYGKQIKELSPILTEIFKSKEMTDILESLEPIF; from the coding sequence ATGGAATATAGGAAGATGCCTAATAATGGTGCTGAAGTGTCAATGCTCGGATTTGGTCTGATGCGTCTTGAAGATAAGAATGACATGATTGACGTGGAATTTGCTAAGGACTTGGTGGAATATGCAGTTGAGCATGGAATAAACTATTTTGATACTGCATATGGCTACGGTGATGGTTCAGGTTCAAGTGAAAAGGCATTGGGAGAAATTATCGATAAGATAGGCTGTCGTGACAGTGTATATCTTTCAACGAAATTGTACAGGGAATCCGTTGCTTCCAGGGATGACATGGAGAAGATGTTCATCGAGGAATTAAATAACTTTAAAACTGATCATATAGACTATTATTATATACATAATGTTATCTCATATCAGAATATTCTGGATTTAAAGGATATGGGATTATTTGAGTTTCTTGATGAAAAGAGGATGAAGGGTCAAATAAACAATGTGGGATTTTCATTTCATGGCCCATATAAGGATTTTGAAAAGGTCATCGATGAATATGATTGGGACATGACTTTGTTGCAGTATAACTATTTGGATGTCAATGCACAGGCAGGCATTAGGGCTATTGAATTAGCATCATCCAGGGATATGGGAGTATTTATCATGGAGCCATTAAAGGGTGGAATACTCGCTGATTTGATGCCTAAACAAGCACGTGATATTATAACTCAGTCAGGCATTCAAAGAGATAATGTTGATTTGGCATTATCTTGGATATTCAATACACCGGGAATTACTTGCGTACTTAGTGGAATGAAAGAATTGGACATGGTTAAACAAAACATTCAAATAGTGGAAAACTATGGGAATAATCCATTAACTGATGCTGAGCTGGAGGTTATTGAAGAAGTTAAAGGGGTATTTGATGAGATTATAAAAATTCCTTGTACAACTTGTGACTATTGTGCTCCATGTCCTCAGGGAGTTGAAATTTCCGCAATCTTCCAATTGTATAATGATAAATATATCTTTCCCGATAAAATGTGTCTTGGAGTACATCCATCATATATAATCTATGCGGCTATTGTGTTGGGCATTTTTGATTCACCATTTGACGGGTCATTATGCATTGAATGTGGGATTTGTAAACGTAAATGTCCACAGCAGTTGGACATTCCCAAACTCTTAAAGCAGATTGATGATTCATTCTATGGTAAACAGATTAAGGAGTTATCCCCTATACTTACTGAAATATTTAAAAGCAAAGAAATGACAGATATTCTTGAATCTTTAGAACCGATTTTCTAA
- a CDS encoding histone family protein, translated as MTELPLAPVKRIIQKAGGKRISDEAVVELANVMEEYGEEVAEVATKYANHAGRKTVTAADIKLAIQ; from the coding sequence ATGACAGAATTACCACTCGCACCTGTAAAAAGAATAATTCAAAAAGCAGGTGGAAAAAGAATCAGCGATGAAGCAGTAGTTGAACTTGCAAACGTAATGGAAGAATACGGAGAAGAAGTAGCAGAAGTTGCAACAAAATATGCAAACCATGCCGGACGTAAAACAGTTACCGCTGCAGATATTAAATTGGCAATACAATAA
- a CDS encoding SLC13 family permease — protein MAKFLDKSINFFKDETVFSVSLLLALFSCFFVKPNFDYLNYINWDTILLLFVIMIIVEVLKNLSVFELLVRRLLTRTANTRNLVLILVFITFFSSIFITNDVSLILFVPFSIMALKKVRRADLIIITVCLQTIAANVGCMVLPIGAPHNIVVYTTSNISFGDFFLVLLPYIIVSWIFMIAVLLFIRKDDILLPTIDKIPFSRHHFLRRVISGVDYYLLLTFIALFVLIGNLQNISFFNLLFRQWIVGNEVLCGVIISQGISNVPTAMLLSGFSSNVKDIIIGINIGGFGTLIASMANLISYNILLRECGEYKGRYLIIFTAFNILLLIILLTLNVMIN, from the coding sequence ATGGCTAAATTCCTGGATAAATCAATTAATTTTTTTAAGGATGAAACGGTTTTTTCCGTATCATTACTTTTGGCTTTATTTTCTTGTTTTTTTGTAAAACCAAATTTTGATTATTTAAATTATATTAATTGGGATACTATCCTATTGCTCTTTGTAATAATGATTATCGTTGAGGTTTTAAAAAATCTGTCAGTATTCGAACTGCTTGTTAGAAGATTATTGACAAGAACTGCAAATACACGTAACCTTGTTTTGATATTGGTATTTATCACTTTCTTTAGTTCAATTTTCATCACGAATGATGTTTCTTTAATATTGTTTGTACCATTTTCAATAATGGCACTAAAGAAGGTACGTCGTGCTGATTTGATAATCATCACTGTTTGTCTACAGACTATCGCCGCTAATGTGGGATGTATGGTTCTGCCGATAGGTGCTCCACACAATATTGTCGTATACACTACATCAAACATATCATTTGGGGATTTTTTCCTGGTGTTATTGCCGTATATTATTGTTTCATGGATATTTATGATTGCTGTATTGTTGTTTATCAGAAAGGATGATATTCTTTTACCTACTATTGATAAGATTCCATTCAGCAGACATCACTTCTTAAGAAGGGTTATTAGTGGAGTTGACTATTATCTGCTCTTGACATTCATTGCATTATTCGTATTGATTGGTAATCTGCAGAATATTTCCTTTTTCAACCTGCTTTTCAGACAGTGGATTGTTGGAAATGAAGTGCTTTGTGGTGTTATAATATCCCAGGGAATCTCTAATGTTCCTACTGCAATGTTGCTATCCGGCTTTAGCAGTAATGTGAAGGATATTATCATCGGGATTAACATTGGAGGTTTTGGAACTCTAATAGCATCCATGGCCAATCTAATTTCATATAATATTCTCCTTCGTGAATGTGGTGAATATAAGGGGAGATATTTAATAATTTTCACGGCATTTAACATATTATTATTGATTATATTGTTAACGCTTAATGTTATGATTAATTAA
- a CDS encoding C1 family peptidase, with protein sequence MVILILGISGVHAQSNDTGDNVTLQSKNNTQLSGLSLKAAKDTSFKGLQNDINKSSKKLNLNSNYQKVDSDSPHGIIINKSNILIDGCGHTVDAKASSRIFDIYGRNVTITNMILANADSGSGSAIYVNPKASVKTINVTFRGCQNKNSGTVYVEYANYTSINDKFLDCRSQENGIITSSNSKIVIKNDYMRSKYKLQKGFVASVDNSTIDVAGSTFENTKSKYSTAIWADSHLTVGNSKFINLHSDLTAGAISAKDVTKKFNINKCIFNNVTSTNNGGAIFIDILGIVENFTTARITSSNFTKCRSNFGGAILQVTGELIVDNCNFIDNRAVYSGGAIYTSNAYVTIQKSIFKNNKVLLSDYDASALYVDRGPLVIKGSTFNSNSGADEAIYLYDVEYNIVNNTFKSNKIAVYAVFSSGNIKNNKLNKDKLSLDNVDYATYVDEVVTPLKIVNSVEDISRYPEVYDYRKLGYVTNVKNQKSKSSCWAFGSIAALESSILKATNQKLDLSENIIFNSMLKFSKYGENSTGELAALLLPIGSFISWLGTYPSEYDEFDELSKISEYSSTDSNVHAQDVLFMNPLMNVRNNDIYKEALYKYGGIVININGQYDNNTLYNPRTGCFYAPTDIGNNHVVCIVGWDDTISRNNFPTMPPGDGAWIIKNSYGPDWADKGYYYLSYYDSVLLNRQAFCFIFNNTVAYNKVYQTDISGSNDDFLYPDSGEVIHYVNKFNMTDDDYIAAVGTYFNQKGVNYEIRVIVNDYFKHVQTGTSNFYGYSTIKLNKYVPVKRNDNVIIEVISNAAPIQLNSRQHYMTDVSIFSVDGKNWFDLIYRNATACLKIYTVDKSSISVSADNKKSQKNGYKATFYDGYGQVLKNSKVTIDINGKKYDTTTNGLGVAIVNTIFDDEEYNITLYNPETGEEWVDFLDFDDDEECIPSDTHHRSYDSTSKNYNSYQKRLSSRIKSKAYINSKVESNAHVKSIRSIDKYTAAFYDNRGVDLKNTEVIFIIDGKEYRKVTDKNGVALLDEELTPGTHQVTVINPVTGENITYTITVGARIVENHDVNCQYNGSTTFKVRALDEDAKPVGAGEVVIFKVNDMPYEVQTDQEGYASITVNNTLEDKNISATYAGYTTINKIIVK encoded by the coding sequence TTGGTTATTCTTATCTTAGGCATCTCCGGTGTTCATGCACAATCTAATGACACGGGAGATAATGTTACATTACAGAGTAAAAATAATACTCAATTATCCGGCTTGTCACTTAAGGCTGCAAAGGATACAAGTTTTAAAGGCTTGCAAAATGACATCAATAAGTCCAGTAAAAAGCTTAACTTAAATTCCAATTATCAAAAGGTTGATTCAGACAGTCCTCATGGAATAATCATCAACAAGAGCAATATCCTCATTGACGGATGCGGCCATACCGTTGATGCCAAGGCTTCATCGAGGATTTTTGATATATATGGACGAAATGTAACAATCACGAATATGATATTGGCGAATGCAGATTCCGGATCAGGTTCTGCAATATACGTTAATCCGAAAGCTAGTGTCAAAACGATTAATGTAACTTTTAGGGGTTGTCAAAATAAGAACTCAGGTACAGTATATGTTGAATATGCAAATTATACCAGTATAAACGATAAGTTCCTTGACTGCAGATCCCAAGAAAACGGTATCATAACCTCTTCAAATTCCAAGATTGTAATTAAAAACGATTATATGAGAAGTAAATATAAATTGCAAAAGGGATTTGTCGCAAGTGTGGATAATTCCACTATTGACGTTGCAGGTTCAACATTTGAAAATACCAAATCCAAATATTCAACTGCAATATGGGCCGACAGCCATCTGACTGTTGGAAACTCAAAGTTCATCAATCTTCATAGTGATTTGACGGCAGGGGCCATCTCTGCAAAGGATGTTACCAAAAAGTTTAACATCAACAAATGTATCTTCAATAATGTCACTTCAACCAATAATGGTGGAGCGATATTCATTGATATTCTAGGTATCGTTGAGAACTTTACAACCGCACGAATTACATCATCCAACTTTACAAAGTGTCGCAGTAACTTTGGAGGAGCAATTCTTCAAGTAACGGGTGAGTTAATAGTGGATAACTGTAATTTCATTGACAATAGGGCTGTATATAGTGGTGGAGCTATCTACACATCTAATGCTTATGTCACTATTCAAAAAAGCATATTCAAAAACAATAAGGTATTATTGTCTGATTATGATGCAAGTGCATTATATGTTGATAGGGGTCCGTTAGTTATTAAGGGCTCAACTTTCAATTCCAATTCAGGAGCTGATGAGGCCATATACCTTTATGATGTAGAGTATAACATAGTTAACAATACATTCAAGTCCAATAAGATAGCAGTCTATGCGGTATTCAGCAGTGGTAACATTAAGAATAATAAATTAAATAAGGATAAGTTGTCATTAGATAATGTTGATTATGCAACATATGTTGATGAGGTTGTCACTCCATTAAAAATCGTAAATTCCGTTGAAGATATAAGCAGATATCCTGAAGTTTATGATTATCGTAAATTGGGCTACGTCACCAATGTAAAAAATCAGAAATCAAAAAGTTCATGTTGGGCTTTCGGTTCAATTGCCGCACTTGAATCATCAATTCTAAAGGCTACTAATCAAAAATTGGATTTGTCAGAGAATATAATCTTCAATAGTATGCTTAAATTTTCAAAGTATGGTGAAAACAGTACCGGTGAGTTAGCTGCACTATTACTTCCTATTGGTAGTTTCATTAGTTGGCTTGGAACCTATCCGTCAGAGTATGATGAATTTGATGAATTATCCAAGATTTCAGAATATTCAAGTACTGATTCAAATGTCCATGCACAGGATGTTTTATTTATGAATCCATTGATGAATGTCAGGAATAACGATATATATAAAGAAGCTCTCTACAAATATGGTGGTATAGTAATTAACATCAACGGACAGTATGATAACAATACATTATATAATCCGAGAACGGGCTGTTTTTATGCACCTACCGATATCGGTAATAACCATGTGGTATGTATCGTCGGATGGGATGATACAATTAGCAGGAATAACTTTCCAACCATGCCTCCTGGTGATGGTGCATGGATAATTAAAAATAGTTATGGCCCTGATTGGGCAGATAAGGGTTATTATTATCTTTCCTATTATGATAGTGTATTATTGAACAGACAAGCGTTTTGTTTTATATTTAATAATACAGTAGCTTATAATAAGGTCTATCAGACGGACATATCCGGTTCCAATGATGATTTCCTATATCCGGATAGTGGTGAAGTAATCCATTATGTTAATAAATTCAATATGACAGATGATGATTATATTGCAGCTGTTGGTACTTACTTTAATCAAAAAGGCGTGAATTATGAAATTAGGGTAATTGTAAATGATTACTTCAAGCATGTCCAGACGGGTACCAGCAATTTCTATGGATATTCCACAATCAAATTAAATAAGTATGTTCCCGTCAAGAGAAATGATAATGTAATTATTGAGGTAATATCAAATGCTGCACCTATTCAATTAAACAGCAGGCAGCATTACATGACTGACGTGTCAATATTTTCGGTTGACGGTAAAAACTGGTTTGACTTGATCTACAGGAATGCAACGGCATGTCTTAAAATATACACTGTTGACAAGTCATCCATAAGTGTTTCAGCAGATAACAAGAAAAGTCAGAAAAATGGTTACAAGGCCACATTTTATGATGGATATGGTCAAGTACTTAAAAACTCCAAAGTAACCATAGACATCAACGGTAAAAAATACGATACCACAACAAATGGACTTGGAGTGGCAATTGTTAACACCATATTTGATGATGAAGAATATAACATTACATTATATAATCCTGAAACCGGCGAGGAGTGGGTTGACTTCTTGGACTTTGATGATGATGAAGAATGTATTCCGTCAGATACACATCACAGGTCATATGATTCTACGTCTAAAAACTATAACAGCTATCAAAAAAGGCTATCTTCAAGAATCAAATCCAAGGCATACATCAATTCCAAAGTAGAAAGTAATGCCCATGTTAAGTCAATACGCAGCATAGATAAGTATACTGCAGCATTCTACGATAACAGGGGTGTTGATCTTAAAAATACGGAAGTAATCTTCATTATTGATGGTAAGGAATATAGAAAAGTCACGGACAAAAACGGTGTAGCCTTACTGGATGAGGAATTGACTCCGGGTACTCATCAGGTTACAGTCATTAACCCAGTTACGGGTGAAAACATAACATATACTATAACCGTAGGTGCACGCATAGTGGAAAACCATGATGTGAACTGTCAATACAATGGCAGTACAACATTCAAGGTTAGGGCATTGGATGAGGATGCCAAACCGGTAGGTGCCGGTGAAGTTGTAATATTCAAGGTAAACGACATGCCATATGAGGTGCAAACCGACCAAGAGGGTTATGCATCCATAACAGTTAACAATACACTCGAAGATAAGAATATATCTGCTACATATGCAGGTTATACAACTATCAACAAGATAATCGTTAAATAA
- a CDS encoding alpha/beta hydrolase fold domain-containing protein produces the protein MSKSLLAKALEAVLRATKLKYMDSKEEVDKFIENPPETKVPKRPFKSKDLDGCEVFTFGDENAENTILYVHGGAYVLEINFFQLLHCRKLAKKLNAYVVAPVYPLAPSNQAHQTYDLLTPLYEKLSSRNNLILMGDSAGGGFVYSFCQYIKDKDLPQPYRIITYSPWVDISMSNIPYNSEEDATLGDVGLREIGKTWAGDWNTQDYRVSPIFGDNTGLPDTLIFVGGEELFYDDIHKYAKKLRDNGVDAKISVGEGMFHIYPVFPISESNKVVKEIQEYLNK, from the coding sequence ATGTCTAAATCATTACTTGCAAAGGCACTGGAAGCCGTTTTAAGGGCAACCAAACTGAAATATATGGATTCAAAAGAAGAAGTTGATAAGTTTATAGAAAATCCACCGGAAACCAAAGTTCCCAAACGTCCATTCAAAAGTAAAGATTTGGACGGATGTGAAGTTTTTACCTTTGGGGATGAAAACGCTGAAAACACCATATTATATGTTCATGGTGGAGCATACGTACTTGAAATAAACTTTTTCCAACTCTTACACTGCAGAAAACTTGCTAAAAAACTTAATGCATATGTAGTTGCACCTGTTTATCCTCTTGCCCCATCAAATCAAGCACATCAAACATATGATCTTCTAACCCCATTGTATGAAAAGTTGAGTTCAAGAAATAATTTGATATTAATGGGTGACTCAGCAGGTGGAGGCTTTGTTTACTCATTTTGTCAATATATAAAAGACAAGGATTTACCTCAGCCATATAGAATTATAACCTATTCACCATGGGTTGATATTTCAATGTCTAATATTCCATACAACAGTGAAGAAGATGCCACATTGGGTGATGTCGGGCTTCGTGAAATAGGTAAAACATGGGCAGGTGATTGGAATACTCAAGATTATAGGGTAAGTCCAATATTTGGGGACAATACTGGTTTACCCGATACACTTATATTTGTTGGCGGAGAAGAACTGTTTTATGATGACATTCATAAATATGCCAAAAAACTAAGAGATAATGGCGTTGATGCTAAAATAAGTGTCGGTGAAGGAATGTTCCACATTTATCCGGTATTTCCGATTTCAGAATCAAATAAGGTTGTAAAAGAGATACAGGAATACTTAAATAAATAA